In Juglans microcarpa x Juglans regia isolate MS1-56 chromosome 7D, Jm3101_v1.0, whole genome shotgun sequence, the following are encoded in one genomic region:
- the LOC121238200 gene encoding transcription factor bHLH91-like, which yields MSEDAVSVAGAEDGFSQTVQNCTHNNFEDNLRLSMEELSYQDHNQNQTSIHDQAAAAAAAATAMEIIELHQHLGFNMDCSYNGHNHSNTHLQIDIQNGHQSYDYSSLPNSPYPPTPDLLNLFHLPRCSASSVLPNSSISFSNPAQKTTASYQSSQLGFLGDIPTGADSASGASVLYDPQFHLNLPPQPPLFRQLFGQSLPNGYSLPCSGNGSLFGTGGDEREGNGGVYKDGDVRQFENGVLELISRDMGCIGKGRDGETKHFATERERRQNLNDKYKVLRSLVPKPTKADRASAVVGDAIEYIKDLQRTVNELKLLVEKKRCGREMVTKPVGDPHGGQSYNGSLRSSWLQRKSKDTKVDVRVIDDEVSINTRLYDVVRKEIWYRPDMYFYRDMLMMLTRNEKVDEAKQVSEDLKKEEVLFDQHTFGDIIRAFLDSKLPLEAMDIYDEMRLSLDPPISLPFRVILKGLLTYPELREITKRIFLWTFYSAPL from the exons ATGTCGGAGGATGCAGTTTCTGTTGCGGGAGCAGAGGATGGGTTTTCCCAAACGGTCCAAAACTGCACCCACAACAATTTCGAAGACAATCTGAGACTTTCCATGGAGGAGCTCTCCTACCAGGACCACAACCAGAACCAGACTTCTATTCATGATcaggctgctgctgctgctgctgccgcCACTGCCATGGAGATTATTGAACTCCATCAGCATCTGGGATTCAACATGGACTGCTCCTACAACGGCCACAACCACAGCAATACCCATCTC CAAATTGACATTCAAAATGGCCACCAAAGCTACGATTATTCTTCACTACCAAACAGCCCTTACCCCCCAACACCGGACCTCCTCAATCTCTTCCACTTGCCCAGATGCTCAGCCTCCTCTGTGCTCCCCAATTCATCCATCTCCTTCTCGAACCCGGCACAGAAGACAACCGCTAGTTATCAGAGCTCCCAGCTCGGCTTTCTGGGAGACATTCCAACTGGGGCGGACAGCGCCTCTGGCGCCTCCGTTTTATACGACCCACAATTCCATCTAAACCTGCCTCCGCAGCCTCCTTTGTTCAGGCAATTGTTCGGCCAGTCTCTACCCAATGGCTACAGCTTGCCATGCTCAGGGAATGGTTCCTTGTTTGGCACGGGAGGGGATGAAAGAGAGGGAAATGGGGGTGTGTACAAAGATGGGGATGTGAGGCAGTTTGAGAATGGAGTGCTGGAGTTGATCAGTAGGGATATGGGCTGCATTGGAAAAGGCAGGGATGGCGAAACCAAACACTTCGCCACTGAGCGCGAAAGGAGACAAAACTTGAATGACAAATACAAGGTCTTGAGAAGCCTTGTCCCTAAGCCTACAAAG GCTGATAGGGCATCTGCGGTGGTGGGAGATGCAATAGAATACATCAAAGATCTTCAGAGGACAGTGAATGAGCTGAAGTTGCTGGTGGAGAAAAAGAGATGTGGGAGAGAGATGGTGACCAAGCCTGTTGGTGACCCTCATGGTGGCCAATCCTACAATGGATCCTTGAGGAGCTCATGGCTTCAGAGGAAATCCAAAGACACTAAGGTTGATGTTCGTGTCATCGACGACGAGGTGTCCATCAA CACCAGG TTATATGATGTGGTTCGTAAAGAAATTTGGTACCGGCCAGACATGTACTTTTACAGGGACATGCTTATGATGCTTACACGAAACGAAAAGGTTGATGAAGCAAAGCAGGTTTCGGAAGACCTGAAGAAAGAGGAAGTTCTCTTTGACCAGCATACATTTGGGGACATTATCAGAGCATTTTTAGATAGCAAGTTGCCCTTGGAGGCAATGGACATATATGATGAAATGAGACTATCCCTTGATCCCCCAATCTCTTTGCCTTTTCGAGTGATATTGAAAGGGCTCCTTACATACCCAGAATTGAGAGAGATTACAAAGCGAATATTCTTATGGACATTTTACAGTGCGCCTTTATAG